The Longimicrobiales bacterium genome has a window encoding:
- a CDS encoding xanthine dehydrogenase family protein subunit M, giving the protein MAKIRDMIPAFDLFQPTTIEGAMDLLDEHREGGWVLAGGLDSFDWFKDRVKRPSAVIDLGGIPELTGIREVEDGIEIGAMTTLTEVVRHERVRSEYRVLADAAEHVATPQIRNQGTVGGNVSQDTRCWYYRSGWPCYRAGGNTCYASAPQAMNREHCIMGRSRCVAVNPSDTAPALVALGAKMIVENSGGASVHDAEDFFIGPAIDITQMTVMKPRDLLTRIQIPSTWANAEFYYEKVRDRGSWDFQLVSVAAAFQMDGGTIRDARIAVNGVAPYPVRLEAAERLVTGMSGDEATANAAGEVAIDGARALRHNDYKIPMMRNLVRRAVRSVA; this is encoded by the coding sequence ATGGCAAAGATCAGAGATATGATTCCGGCATTCGACCTGTTTCAGCCGACCACGATCGAAGGAGCGATGGATTTGCTCGACGAGCATCGTGAGGGTGGGTGGGTGCTGGCGGGTGGGCTCGATTCGTTCGACTGGTTCAAGGACCGGGTGAAACGTCCGTCGGCAGTCATCGACCTGGGCGGTATTCCCGAGTTGACGGGGATCCGTGAGGTAGAAGACGGCATCGAGATCGGTGCGATGACGACGCTCACTGAGGTCGTCCGCCACGAGCGGGTTCGGTCCGAGTATCGTGTGCTGGCCGACGCGGCCGAGCACGTGGCGACGCCTCAGATCCGCAACCAGGGTACCGTGGGCGGCAACGTCTCGCAGGACACCCGGTGCTGGTACTACAGGAGTGGGTGGCCTTGCTACCGTGCAGGTGGAAACACCTGTTACGCTTCGGCGCCTCAGGCAATGAACCGTGAACACTGCATCATGGGCCGTAGCCGGTGCGTAGCGGTGAATCCATCGGACACCGCACCCGCGCTTGTCGCGCTGGGGGCCAAGATGATCGTCGAGAACTCAGGGGGGGCGAGCGTCCATGACGCGGAGGACTTCTTCATTGGACCCGCGATCGACATTACGCAGATGACCGTGATGAAGCCCAGAGATCTGTTGACCCGAATTCAGATCCCTTCAACGTGGGCGAACGCCGAGTTCTACTACGAGAAGGTGAGGGATCGTGGGTCTTGGGACTTCCAGCTCGTGAGCGTGGCCGCGGCGTTCCAGATGGACGGCGGTACGATTCGTGACGCGCGAATTGCTGTGAACGGTGTCGCTCCTTACCCAGTACGTCTCGAGGCAGCCGAACGCCTCGTAACAGGGATGAGCGGCGATGAGGCTACAGCCAACGCCGCCGGTGAAGTCGCCATCGACGGCGCGCGAGCGTTGAGACACAACGACTACAAAATCCCGATGATGCGCAACCTGGTCCGCCGGGCTGTTAGGAGTGTCGCCTGA
- a CDS encoding (2Fe-2S)-binding protein produces the protein MTPHPQECSMAPSESVGVLEKKFSRRTFIKGVIATGATASSTSYMFKGTSLLGAATMQTATERLITLNVNGQERRVDVLPHETLAMTLRYKLGLTGTKLGCDRAECGACTLLVDGVSQYGCSMLTHQVRGRQVTTIEGLENPDTGALSVVQQAVMEEGGFQCAFCAPGFIMSMTAMLDDNPNPTREEAAHALSGNLCRCADYDKILNCAMRAAELARSV, from the coding sequence ATGACGCCACACCCGCAGGAGTGCTCGATGGCCCCGTCCGAATCCGTCGGTGTGCTGGAGAAGAAATTCTCTAGGCGAACCTTCATCAAAGGCGTGATCGCTACAGGCGCAACCGCTTCATCGACCAGCTACATGTTCAAGGGGACCAGTCTCCTTGGCGCTGCGACGATGCAGACCGCCACCGAGCGCCTTATCACGCTCAACGTCAACGGTCAGGAACGCCGAGTCGACGTGCTTCCGCACGAGACCTTGGCCATGACCCTGCGCTACAAGCTGGGGCTGACGGGTACGAAGCTCGGTTGTGATCGGGCAGAGTGCGGAGCCTGTACGCTTCTTGTTGACGGCGTGTCTCAGTACGGCTGCTCGATGCTCACACATCAGGTCAGAGGCCGTCAGGTGACGACGATTGAGGGTCTGGAGAATCCTGATACGGGTGCCCTGAGTGTTGTGCAGCAGGCGGTGATGGAGGAAGGTGGCTTCCAGTGCGCCTTCTGTGCGCCGGGCTTCATCATGAGCATGACGGCAATGCTGGATGACAATCCGAATCCGACCCGCGAAGAGGCGGCCCACGCGCTGTCCGGCAATCTCTGCCGTTGCGCTGACTACGACAAAATCCTCAACTGTGCGATGCGAGCGGCTGAACTCGCACGCAGCGTATAG
- a CDS encoding cytochrome b/b6 domain-containing protein, which yields MEFWRRASNPWGQDVLIGLSWDLMWAALALAGLFLIGHAVWIKTRSAEAHEPVTDLPAGIPEKIERHTLSARIFHWTMSASMLVLLVTAFVPVMGLQFPWVQIHWIAGLVLIATVVYHVIHAIGWQDFWSMFQLGISEGVATVKHLMSSKAPAPPKAGKYPFDHRMYHHAIVVVSLSAIVTGALMMVRIDTPFWTPNPYLFADNVWGVMYVVHGLSGVSLILLIASHIYFALRPEKRWITWSMVRGWIDREHYAEHFDPEKWVVTDQAVKSSDSPSGALTDSTVSAPRREE from the coding sequence ATGGAATTCTGGAGGAGAGCTAGCAATCCATGGGGTCAGGATGTCCTCATTGGCTTGTCTTGGGATCTCATGTGGGCCGCGCTTGCGTTGGCGGGCCTTTTCCTGATCGGCCACGCCGTATGGATCAAGACGAGATCAGCTGAGGCGCATGAGCCAGTGACCGATCTGCCCGCGGGCATCCCTGAGAAGATCGAGCGCCATACGTTGTCGGCGCGGATCTTCCACTGGACCATGTCCGCCTCGATGCTGGTCCTGCTAGTCACCGCGTTTGTCCCGGTTATGGGCCTTCAGTTCCCGTGGGTACAGATCCACTGGATTGCCGGGCTCGTACTGATCGCAACGGTCGTCTACCACGTGATCCACGCCATTGGTTGGCAGGACTTCTGGTCGATGTTCCAGCTTGGGATCTCGGAAGGCGTTGCGACCGTGAAGCATCTCATGTCTTCGAAGGCGCCTGCGCCACCGAAGGCCGGAAAATATCCGTTCGACCACCGCATGTATCACCACGCGATCGTAGTGGTGTCGCTTTCGGCGATCGTTACGGGCGCACTGATGATGGTTCGTATCGATACACCCTTCTGGACGCCAAATCCGTACCTGTTCGCCGACAATGTCTGGGGCGTGATGTATGTCGTTCACGGCCTGTCCGGCGTGTCGCTGATCCTCCTCATCGCTTCGCACATCTATTTCGCTCTCCGTCCCGAAAAGCGGTGGATCACCTGGTCCATGGTCCGTGGCTGGATCGACCGGGAGCACTATGCCGAGCACTTTGATCCTGAGAAGTGGGTCGTGACGGACCAAGCGGTGAAGTCGAGCGACTCCCCCTCTGGGGCGTTGACCGACTCGACTGTGAGTGCTCCGCGTCGAGAGGAATGA
- a CDS encoding FAD-dependent oxidoreductase gives MDRRTLLLRGGTSLVGLATFGCASGPNRVSRVRPARRLTPVDATWARVIRTTVGLRPYRRSGFVLRAERLGEKVLIHNYGHGGSGMSLSWGTGKMAADLAMGGEVRTVAVVGCGVVGLTTARQLQRRGFNVTVYAKNVPPNTTSNMSLASWTPTSGLVAAERRTAEWDSQFREAARIAYSELQLLVGRGYGVSWIEGYSLHQGPPGARVAADPLLPPDLSAGSTVFGPGQHSFPTPYATMRPSMRIEPSIYLDRLVSDVRESGAEIVIRAFDSREHLSTLPDPIIVNCTGLGARDLVGDSELTPLKGQLTLLMPQEGVDYSTFGAASPLAGGFVHMSPRSDGIALGGTSVEGDWSLEPDPEARQRIVDAHIDLFGRMHPVKP, from the coding sequence ATGGATCGACGAACCCTGTTGCTGCGCGGCGGCACGAGCCTCGTGGGCCTGGCGACCTTCGGGTGTGCCTCAGGGCCGAATCGCGTCAGCCGAGTCCGCCCGGCCCGGCGCCTCACCCCCGTGGATGCTACTTGGGCGCGTGTGATCCGAACCACCGTGGGGCTCAGGCCATATCGCCGCTCCGGCTTCGTCCTCCGGGCGGAGCGCCTCGGAGAAAAGGTACTGATCCACAACTACGGGCATGGCGGCTCCGGTATGTCCCTCTCCTGGGGCACCGGGAAGATGGCGGCGGATCTCGCAATGGGTGGAGAGGTACGGACGGTCGCGGTGGTGGGCTGCGGCGTCGTTGGCTTGACCACGGCTCGACAGTTGCAGCGTCGTGGCTTCAACGTCACGGTGTACGCGAAAAACGTCCCTCCGAATACAACGTCGAATATGTCTCTAGCCAGCTGGACGCCCACCTCGGGTCTGGTTGCAGCCGAACGACGCACCGCGGAGTGGGATTCTCAGTTCCGCGAGGCGGCTAGGATCGCCTACAGTGAGCTGCAGCTTCTGGTCGGACGCGGCTACGGTGTTTCCTGGATCGAGGGTTATTCGCTCCATCAGGGGCCACCGGGTGCGAGGGTAGCGGCGGACCCGCTGCTTCCACCCGATCTTTCAGCTGGGTCGACCGTGTTCGGCCCGGGTCAGCACTCGTTCCCGACGCCGTACGCGACCATGAGACCATCCATGCGGATCGAGCCTTCGATTTACCTTGATCGCTTGGTGTCGGACGTTCGAGAATCCGGGGCAGAGATCGTCATCCGTGCCTTCGACTCAAGGGAACATCTGTCGACCCTTCCCGACCCGATCATCGTGAATTGCACGGGCCTCGGAGCCCGAGATCTGGTCGGAGACTCGGAGCTTACGCCACTCAAGGGACAGTTGACGCTGCTCATGCCCCAAGAGGGTGTCGACTACTCGACCTTCGGAGCCGCTTCGCCTCTCGCTGGCGGTTTTGTGCATATGTCTCCGCGCTCCGATGGGATCGCTCTCGGGGGTACGTCAGTAGAGGGTGACTGGTCTCTGGAGCCTGACCCGGAAGCCCGCCAGCGAATTGTGGATGCACACATCGATCTCTTCGGCCGTATGCATCCTGTGAAGCCCTGA
- a CDS encoding xanthine dehydrogenase family protein molybdopterin-binding subunit yields the protein MADKLLGTDIAAPDLHAKITGRAKYAEDFRAPGMVFAKLLLSAMPHARVRGVDASRALALPGVIDILRASDVPSREGPREACLTDHPRFEGEPILAVAAVDEETAAAAIELIEVDYEPLPFVLDPLESLRPGGPNAYPEGNAFGADGWTETKWTAEDFARIDAGERPDPECPTEWVKGDPESAFAQSVLVLEETIVHQSLSHHPMEPRSNMAYWEGDHLFAFVSTQSTQQTKFGLAGALDMNAENITLVGEYCGGGFGSKIAGSTVMQIPVLLSRKLGGTPVMHRITRYEENYIGRARPGFQSWLKMGFLENGKCNAIDLIIVQESGPYGASDLNSAAAIADLTYTPDNMRFRGVPMYTNTPPKAAQRGPGGAQIISMMEPILEKAARELGVDRLEAHLLNAPGPDVEFGPRGTTLTSVHAREALEMGREMFDWESKLALSGQRNGSKVTGIGVGLSPYTAGSRGRDGMMLIRPDGRLYVHQGIGNLGTHSIADTARPAAEILGYNWEDVVIVWGDSSKGMPRSTVQAGSQTTHAHTRANHAAGMDALRKVKEVAAATLGGSPSQYRADNGRVIGPGGTMTMARVAERAIAMGGEYAGHELPEDIHAQTVPAAQMLAGQGLMGIAKDNYGGEGSIYSWVAGFAVIELDEETGVVDLKEYVGITDCGTVVHPRSLGAQLLGGSIQGMGMAMTQRWVFDPKWGVPFANRLYTARPPGILDVPPDLKWGAVDIPDPTDPVGAKGIGEPPVGAGAAALTCAVADALGGRCLCRTPLTPDIILAEIEGRDPAHGRLDQHVG from the coding sequence ATGGCCGACAAACTGCTTGGAACCGACATCGCCGCACCGGATCTTCATGCGAAGATCACGGGTCGTGCGAAGTACGCCGAAGACTTCCGGGCCCCGGGAATGGTCTTCGCCAAATTGCTGCTTAGCGCCATGCCGCATGCCCGGGTGCGGGGCGTCGATGCGTCACGTGCTCTCGCGCTGCCTGGTGTCATTGATATCCTCAGAGCGAGCGACGTGCCGTCCCGTGAGGGACCGCGTGAGGCTTGCCTAACCGACCATCCGCGGTTCGAGGGCGAGCCGATTCTAGCGGTCGCGGCCGTGGATGAGGAAACGGCAGCAGCGGCCATCGAGTTGATCGAGGTCGATTACGAGCCGCTTCCTTTCGTCTTGGATCCGCTTGAGAGTCTTCGTCCAGGAGGTCCGAATGCGTATCCCGAGGGCAACGCATTCGGAGCGGACGGCTGGACAGAGACGAAGTGGACCGCAGAAGACTTCGCTCGTATCGATGCCGGGGAGAGGCCAGACCCGGAGTGCCCAACGGAGTGGGTGAAGGGAGACCCGGAGTCTGCGTTTGCGCAGTCGGTGCTGGTGCTCGAAGAGACGATCGTCCATCAGTCACTGAGCCATCACCCCATGGAGCCGCGCTCCAACATGGCGTATTGGGAGGGTGATCACCTCTTCGCCTTCGTATCCACCCAGAGCACCCAGCAGACGAAGTTTGGACTGGCTGGGGCGCTCGATATGAACGCGGAAAACATCACGCTCGTCGGTGAGTACTGTGGCGGCGGATTCGGATCGAAGATTGCTGGATCGACCGTCATGCAGATCCCGGTTCTGCTCTCGCGGAAGCTCGGCGGGACACCGGTCATGCATCGCATCACGCGGTATGAAGAGAACTACATCGGTCGCGCGCGCCCCGGGTTCCAGAGCTGGCTCAAGATGGGCTTCCTCGAGAACGGTAAATGCAACGCGATTGATCTGATCATTGTTCAGGAGAGCGGCCCGTACGGTGCGAGCGATCTTAACAGCGCAGCGGCGATCGCTGATCTGACATACACCCCGGATAATATGCGCTTCCGGGGCGTGCCGATGTACACGAACACCCCGCCGAAGGCCGCGCAGCGTGGTCCGGGTGGAGCACAGATCATCTCTATGATGGAGCCGATCCTCGAGAAGGCAGCACGCGAACTAGGTGTGGACCGCCTGGAGGCACATCTGCTCAACGCGCCCGGGCCCGACGTCGAGTTCGGTCCTCGGGGCACTACGCTCACGAGCGTGCACGCTCGTGAAGCGCTGGAGATGGGCCGGGAGATGTTCGACTGGGAGAGCAAGCTCGCTCTTTCCGGTCAGCGCAACGGGTCGAAGGTTACCGGGATAGGCGTCGGCCTCTCGCCCTACACCGCTGGGTCACGTGGTCGAGACGGCATGATGCTCATCCGTCCGGACGGGCGACTCTATGTGCACCAGGGGATTGGAAATCTCGGTACGCACTCGATTGCGGATACGGCACGGCCGGCTGCAGAGATTCTGGGCTACAACTGGGAAGACGTCGTCATTGTGTGGGGAGACTCGAGCAAGGGAATGCCTCGCTCGACCGTCCAGGCGGGAAGCCAGACCACCCATGCCCACACACGTGCGAACCATGCGGCAGGAATGGACGCTCTCCGGAAAGTGAAAGAGGTCGCGGCTGCCACCCTGGGTGGCTCACCGAGCCAATATCGGGCCGACAACGGCAGGGTTATCGGACCCGGCGGTACGATGACCATGGCGAGGGTGGCCGAACGGGCGATCGCAATGGGTGGTGAGTACGCAGGCCACGAGCTCCCGGAAGACATCCATGCGCAGACCGTACCTGCAGCGCAGATGCTCGCGGGGCAGGGGCTCATGGGTATCGCGAAAGACAATTACGGCGGGGAAGGTTCCATCTACTCCTGGGTCGCCGGATTCGCCGTGATAGAGCTCGACGAGGAGACCGGCGTCGTCGATCTCAAGGAGTATGTGGGAATTACGGATTGTGGAACGGTCGTTCACCCGAGGAGCCTCGGCGCGCAGCTGCTCGGTGGGAGCATTCAGGGCATGGGCATGGCGATGACGCAGCGCTGGGTCTTCGACCCGAAGTGGGGCGTGCCGTTTGCCAACCGACTCTATACGGCAAGACCTCCTGGAATCCTGGACGTTCCGCCTGACTTGAAGTGGGGCGCGGTCGACATTCCCGACCCCACCGATCCGGTCGGAGCGAAGGGCATCGGTGAGCCCCCGGTTGGCGCTGGTGCCGCAGCGCTGACATGCGCGGTCGCAGACGCGCTCGGCGGTCGCTGCCTGTGCCGCACCCCGCTGACACCGGACATCATCCTGGCGGAGATCGAAGGACGAGATCCCGCACACGGCCGCCTCGACCAACACGTCGGCTAG
- a CDS encoding amidase, translating to MSGANRPPQDTRVSRRWFLDRMAWVATAAAAGTLLPVKVGATPRGWASRDAFLGLADASLQSVDDLTELTLAETVSLVRRRILAPKDLVSAHADRIERFDRSYQAFAARPEREALLEAAQRIPSDGSDGALRGVCLAPKDNFYTGDLLTEGGSLVFEGFQPTYDATAVATMRAAGGLVVGKAQMGNLAGGRAQVYGTNTPTTRNAWTPDDVRYSPAGSSSGTGTAVAARLAVAGIGTQTGGSVLGPGNAQGLTCIKPTFGRISLHGVIPLSYTRDHVGPMARNALDAAILLQLLAHPDPLDPRTLGLPPVPNFIQAATPHPGEAPAVRWPTRVGVWPGYLDGSGERVNALRRTLLEELDRNPTVQLVSEISLPDQWDELTAQPLGGSHGDPTAFFIEHLRKDVRNFASRLPRFLNGMLQSADTYVKVQQARMLLLHRIHTQLFNQCDVVLTNGTGPFDGTGLPALCMPIGFDTDKETGASVPRGATLAAPAFGEERLLAIAAAWQATTDHHTQRPPDPMG from the coding sequence ATGAGCGGCGCGAACAGGCCCCCCCAGGACACACGGGTCTCGAGACGGTGGTTTCTCGATCGTATGGCGTGGGTCGCGACGGCAGCGGCAGCGGGGACACTACTTCCTGTGAAAGTTGGTGCGACACCGCGAGGATGGGCGTCGCGGGATGCGTTCCTCGGGCTTGCCGATGCCTCACTCCAGTCTGTCGATGACCTCACAGAGTTGACGCTTGCAGAAACAGTGTCGCTCGTCCGGCGGAGGATTCTTGCGCCCAAAGATCTCGTGAGCGCCCACGCTGATCGGATCGAACGCTTCGACCGGTCCTACCAGGCTTTTGCCGCGCGGCCGGAACGTGAAGCCTTGTTAGAGGCTGCTCAGCGGATCCCTTCCGACGGGTCCGACGGAGCACTTCGCGGAGTCTGTCTCGCTCCGAAAGACAACTTCTACACCGGTGACCTGCTTACGGAAGGAGGCTCTTTGGTCTTCGAAGGCTTCCAGCCCACCTATGATGCGACCGCGGTCGCAACAATGCGGGCGGCGGGCGGTCTGGTTGTGGGCAAGGCTCAGATGGGTAACCTCGCCGGTGGCCGAGCGCAGGTTTACGGAACCAACACGCCGACAACCAGGAACGCCTGGACTCCGGACGATGTCCGCTATAGCCCTGCCGGTTCCTCTTCCGGAACCGGTACGGCGGTCGCGGCACGCCTCGCGGTGGCCGGGATCGGCACGCAGACCGGAGGGTCGGTCCTCGGGCCAGGCAACGCTCAGGGACTGACCTGCATCAAGCCGACATTCGGTCGCATCTCACTCCACGGCGTGATCCCCCTGAGCTACACCCGTGATCATGTCGGTCCGATGGCGCGTAACGCACTCGATGCCGCGATCCTGCTTCAGCTTCTGGCCCACCCGGATCCACTCGACCCGCGTACACTTGGCTTGCCGCCCGTGCCGAACTTCATCCAGGCCGCGACCCCACACCCTGGAGAGGCCCCTGCGGTCCGGTGGCCGACTCGAGTTGGCGTATGGCCCGGATACCTCGACGGAAGCGGCGAGCGGGTCAACGCTCTGCGGCGGACACTTTTGGAGGAGCTCGATCGGAATCCGACGGTTCAGCTCGTTTCGGAGATCAGCCTGCCCGATCAATGGGACGAACTCACGGCCCAACCACTCGGTGGCTCGCACGGTGATCCCACCGCATTCTTCATCGAGCATCTGCGAAAGGATGTCCGGAACTTTGCGAGTCGGTTGCCCCGCTTCCTCAATGGAATGCTCCAGAGCGCCGATACCTACGTGAAAGTTCAGCAGGCCCGCATGCTCCTTCTCCACAGGATTCACACACAGCTGTTCAATCAGTGCGACGTGGTCCTCACCAATGGGACTGGACCCTTCGACGGGACTGGCCTCCCTGCATTGTGCATGCCGATCGGCTTTGACACCGATAAGGAGACCGGCGCTTCGGTCCCACGAGGTGCGACGCTTGCGGCACCTGCCTTTGGAGAAGAGCGACTATTGGCGATCGCTGCAGCATGGCAGGCGACCACCGATCACCACACCCAGCGACCTCCAGACCCGATGGGGTGA
- a CDS encoding ABC-F family ATP-binding cassette domain-containing protein: MISASALSKSFADRTLFANASFLLNPGERYGLVGANGSGKTTLLQILAGSASPTEGQVSVPKSLQLGVLRQDHFQYEKEEILGVALMGDPELWHAMVEKEKILTRGEDDFDVDRFSELEETVQRLDGYSAEARAATILEGLGLPTAIHRNPLSTLSGGFKLRVLLAQVLAAKPDVLLLDEPTNHLDILSIRWLEKFLHAFSGPVVVISHDHRFLDNVATRILDVDYGTVQAYRGNYTQFLEAKIAERERREKDIESRTKEIAHHQQFVDRFKAKASKARQAGSKLRLIERKASELHELPGSSRRYPTFRFEQRRPSGKQVLRVAGIRKAFADNEVLHGVDLEVRRGDRLAIMGPNGIGKSTLLKIVMGELEPDAGEVEWGYETHPGYFAQDNKDGFEDGKESTEEWLWSFCPGKDRGFVRGQMGLMLFSGDDGKKKVSALSGGEAARLVFSRLALEKPNVLVLDEPTNHLDLESIEALVSELKKFEGTLIFVSHDRWFVSRLATRIVEIKPGVVTDYQGTYEEYVHHSGDDHLDADTVILKARREKRAKKKDSREAPAPVVPLDSAGIEKRRKKLERRGDELTRSIETAELRIAEIDETFCTDQFYENTPAERIAGLEKEREVLQGRVEREMDTWSTVESEIEQLGSASR, translated from the coding sequence ATGATATCCGCATCCGCTCTCTCAAAATCGTTCGCTGATCGCACCCTTTTCGCGAACGCGTCTTTCTTGCTCAATCCCGGTGAACGTTACGGTCTGGTAGGGGCGAACGGGTCGGGTAAGACCACGCTGCTTCAGATCCTCGCCGGATCGGCAAGTCCCACCGAAGGCCAGGTGTCGGTACCGAAGTCTCTCCAGCTTGGCGTGCTCAGGCAGGATCACTTCCAGTACGAAAAGGAGGAGATCCTTGGTGTCGCGCTCATGGGGGATCCCGAGCTCTGGCACGCGATGGTGGAGAAGGAGAAGATTCTGACTCGGGGAGAGGATGACTTCGACGTCGACCGCTTCTCAGAACTTGAGGAGACCGTTCAGCGGCTCGACGGATATTCGGCCGAAGCACGCGCTGCGACGATTTTGGAAGGTCTTGGGTTGCCGACGGCGATCCACCGGAATCCGCTTTCGACGCTATCCGGGGGGTTCAAGCTCCGAGTGCTGCTCGCTCAGGTGCTGGCCGCGAAACCCGATGTGCTCCTCCTGGATGAGCCGACCAACCATCTGGACATCCTGTCGATTCGATGGCTTGAGAAGTTCCTCCACGCGTTCTCAGGACCGGTCGTGGTCATCTCTCATGATCATCGTTTCCTGGACAACGTCGCGACGCGCATCCTCGATGTGGACTATGGCACGGTGCAGGCGTACAGAGGCAACTACACACAATTTCTCGAGGCGAAGATCGCGGAGCGGGAGCGTCGGGAGAAAGACATTGAAAGCCGGACGAAGGAAATCGCGCACCATCAGCAGTTCGTCGATCGGTTCAAGGCGAAGGCCAGCAAGGCGCGACAGGCCGGGAGCAAGCTCCGGCTGATCGAGCGCAAGGCGAGCGAGCTACACGAGCTCCCCGGTAGTTCCCGGCGATATCCGACCTTCCGGTTTGAACAGCGTCGCCCGAGTGGAAAACAGGTGCTTCGCGTCGCCGGGATCCGGAAGGCCTTCGCCGACAATGAGGTTCTCCATGGGGTTGATCTCGAGGTCCGGCGCGGTGATCGCCTGGCGATCATGGGCCCGAACGGAATCGGAAAGTCGACACTACTCAAAATTGTTATGGGCGAACTCGAGCCTGACGCGGGTGAGGTCGAGTGGGGGTACGAGACTCACCCGGGATACTTCGCCCAGGACAACAAGGACGGATTCGAAGACGGGAAGGAGAGCACGGAGGAATGGCTCTGGTCGTTCTGCCCGGGGAAAGATCGGGGTTTCGTACGCGGCCAAATGGGTCTGATGCTCTTCTCGGGAGATGACGGAAAAAAGAAGGTGAGCGCACTGTCTGGTGGCGAAGCGGCTCGCCTAGTGTTTAGCCGGCTCGCGCTGGAGAAGCCCAACGTGCTGGTTCTCGATGAGCCCACCAACCACTTGGATCTCGAATCGATCGAGGCTCTCGTCTCAGAGCTGAAGAAATTCGAAGGCACGCTGATCTTCGTGTCACATGATCGCTGGTTCGTGAGCCGCCTGGCGACCAGGATTGTCGAGATCAAGCCGGGCGTGGTGACCGACTACCAAGGCACGTACGAGGAGTATGTTCATCACTCCGGGGATGACCACCTGGATGCAGATACGGTGATTCTGAAGGCTCGCCGGGAGAAGCGTGCGAAGAAGAAGGACTCGCGGGAGGCGCCTGCGCCGGTGGTGCCTCTCGACTCGGCAGGTATTGAAAAGCGACGCAAGAAACTCGAGCGCCGAGGAGACGAGCTCACTCGATCAATCGAGACAGCGGAGCTACGGATTGCTGAAATCGATGAGACTTTCTGCACCGATCAATTTTATGAAAACACACCCGCCGAAAGGATCGCCGGACTCGAGAAAGAGCGTGAGGTGCTGCAGGGACGGGTGGAGCGTGAGATGGATACGTGGTCAACCGTCGAGTCGGAAATTGAGCAACTCGGGTCTGCGAGTCGCTGA
- a CDS encoding SRPBCC family protein yields the protein MPSYQQSIVIAQPPPAVYAYMDDVSREHEWQSHLVEASQTPPGPTQVGSRRRYVSEFMGKRLQNTYVVQELDRGHRVVCRSTEDSAISATSVLTWSPEGNGTRVSMALEGEAGGALRFVPNRMIEAAFKKEVDSALVRLKALLEGGD from the coding sequence GTGCCCAGTTATCAGCAGTCGATTGTCATCGCGCAGCCGCCGCCCGCTGTATACGCGTACATGGACGACGTATCCAGAGAGCATGAGTGGCAAAGTCATCTCGTTGAGGCTTCGCAGACCCCGCCCGGTCCGACCCAGGTCGGATCGCGCCGCCGATACGTGTCCGAGTTCATGGGAAAACGGCTTCAGAACACCTACGTCGTCCAAGAACTAGACCGGGGTCACCGCGTCGTTTGCCGGAGTACCGAGGATTCGGCGATATCCGCGACGAGCGTTCTGACTTGGAGTCCAGAAGGAAATGGTACCCGGGTATCGATGGCGCTGGAAGGCGAGGCAGGTGGAGCGCTCCGGTTCGTCCCAAATCGGATGATCGAGGCCGCGTTCAAAAAGGAAGTCGATAGTGCATTGGTTCGACTGAAAGCCCTTCTGGAGGGTGGCGACTGA
- a CDS encoding response regulator, with product MQAGSGTDGMAELEDGTFALVATDINMPDMDGIEVILTLSQIYPDLPVMIVSGGGLMSHEILLGNAGALGAVDVLAKPFGLAELNAIIDRVLDT from the coding sequence GTGCAAGCCGGGAGTGGCACGGACGGGATGGCCGAACTCGAGGACGGGACGTTTGCTCTCGTCGCGACCGACATCAACATGCCCGACATGGATGGAATCGAAGTCATCCTGACACTCAGTCAGATTTATCCCGATCTCCCAGTGATGATCGTCTCCGGCGGTGGCTTGATGTCCCACGAAATTCTGCTTGGTAATGCGGGTGCGCTTGGTGCGGTCGACGTCCTCGCCAAGCCATTTGGACTCGCAGAGTTGAACGCGATCATCGATCGGGTTCTCGACACTTGA
- a CDS encoding MerR family transcriptional regulator: MSNVPTYTTRQLADAAEVGSQTLRYYERRGLLPNPPRTQGGHRIYGAEHLERLIFIQQAQHLGFQLEEIHELLKIEENPAGPSDASETLTQFIGQLDKKSFALSEMRTSLAKLRSQVQVELAEGSRED, translated from the coding sequence ATGAGCAATGTTCCGACCTACACCACGAGACAACTGGCCGATGCCGCTGAAGTCGGAAGCCAGACGCTTCGCTACTATGAGCGGCGCGGGCTGCTGCCTAACCCACCGCGGACTCAAGGTGGGCACCGCATTTACGGGGCCGAGCACCTTGAGCGACTCATCTTCATTCAGCAGGCTCAGCACCTCGGCTTTCAGCTCGAAGAGATCCACGAGTTGCTGAAGATTGAAGAGAACCCAGCAGGGCCGTCGGATGCATCAGAAACACTGACCCAGTTCATTGGACAGCTCGACAAGAAATCGTTCGCGCTTTCCGAAATGCGTACGTCGCTGGCGAAACTTCGAAGTCAGGTCCAAGTGGAGCTGGCTGAGGGTTCGCGCGAAGACTGA